TGAATAGCTTCACAGAATCGAATGTAAAGATATCGGTCTCGGAAATTTCACGCACCTGAATAATTCCCTGATCGATCAAAAACGCTCTTTGCGTGCCAGGTAACAGATAGGTACTGGGTGTGTACCAACCGGTTCCGTCACCGAATGCCACGTTGCAATAAAAAGAGTCGGTTACCCAGCCGTTTTTAATGATCAATATATCATCGGCATCCTCGCGCTGTGCAAAAAGTGTGTTCAGCTCGTCACGCTGATCGTATTTGTAGCTGTAATCTACGCCATTATCATATACTCTCCGAAGCTTTCCAATGTGCCGCTGCACGTAAGGTTCCCATCTGATATTATCGATATCCTGGTCATACGCAAGCCTGCATTTATGAATAGCATTATCAATAGAATCCGGAATCCCGATCATCTCAGCCAATTTCCATTGATCCTGATAACCAAAAAGTTCACTGCGCGTCCTGTTGAGCCTGGCTTCGTGGTAGGTCAGATTTTTCAGCTCACGGTTTTCGACGCAGATTGTCTCAATACACAACATGCGCAATAGGATTAAATGGAAGATATACCTTATTTATTAACTCCTGATACTCACTTTGTGCATTGCTGAGTGCAGTAATCCCGCCACCGCTTTTGAAAACGAGGCTGCCATTCTGATTCTCTATAAAACGGATCATCACCGCACTTTCAAAATTTGTTCCGTCAAAATAACCCATGATCCCAGTGTAATAGCCTCTTTCATAACCTTCGGCCTCTTCAATGATTTTCAAAGTACTTGGTTTCGGGGCACCGGTGATGGATCCGGCTGGCAGCAACCGGAGCAATAAATCTCCATAATTACCATGGAAATCGTCAGGCAAAATACCAGCAACCTCTGAGCTCACCTGCAACAAGGTCTTATCGTAAGCCTGCACTCTATCAATATACCTGTACCGATCCACCCAGACTTTTTTCGCCACCATACTCAAATCGTTCCGGATCAGGTCCACGATCGTAGCGTGTTCCGCCGCCTCCTTGAAATCGGACAAAATCACATGCTCAGCATCAGGTACCGACGCGTCAATGGTACCTTTCATCGGAAAAGACGCAATGCGGTTCCCGCTGATCCTGACGAATATTTCTGGAGAAAAACAGACAAACTGGTCTTTCAGCCAAAACCGATAAGGCGCGTCGCTGTTTTCGAAAATTTCCCGCAAAGTAAGATTGGTTTTTACCGGCGTGGGGACCGACAGGTTGAGCAGAAAAGAATTGCCCGCCCGGATATTGCTGATCACATGGTCAAACCTGGGCTCGTACTCTGCAAAAGAAATGGGTGATTTATTAAAATAAATATCTCCTGAAAATCCGGCTACCCGGCGCTTAGCGTTGGTAAATCCATTGAGATCGAAAAGAATTTCAGATGAATCAATATCCGGCAGCTTCCACGCAACGGGCTTCTGCATCTTGTAATCCACAAGAAACACAAACGGGGTTCCCTCCCTGCCCCATTTGTTCAGATTGTTCGTAAAAGTACCGAGGTCGTTTTCCAATTTGCTGCGGAATATCGCTTATTTTTAACCGTGAGCGAATTTACAAAGTTCAGAAACCAATATGTGATTTGGCTGGTTAAAATGAATAGCGCCGCCGTGCTGGCTGCGAGAGGTTAGAAAAAGTTTAAAACGTAATCAGGTAATGCACATCTACGATGTCATAGTGATCGGCGGCGGACCTTGCGGGCTGGCGATGGGAGTGGAACTGGCCAAAAACGGCATGGACTATCTGATTCTGGAAAAGGGAAACCTGACAGAATCGATCAGGAATTATCCGAGACGGATGCGCTTTTTTTCGACCGCTGAGAACATTGAGATCGGCGGGATACCCTTTGCTATTTCGGAAGTGAAGGCCAACCGTAATGAAGCGCTTCAATATTATCGTAAAGTTGCAGGATACTACAATCTGAATTTCAGACTGTTTGTAGATGTGGACCGCGCCGAGAAGCAGCCTGACGGCACTTTTCTTACTTACACAAATGACGGACAGATCTTCCAATCTAAAAATGTAGTGCTCGCTACCGGCTATTTTGATGTGCCGAGGCTACTGAATGTGCCGGGCGAAAACCTGCCGCACGTTTCGCATTACTATGATGAGCCATTCAAATATTCATACACCAATGTAGTTTTAGTCGGCGGCTCCAATTCCTCGGTGGAAGCGGCACTGGAACTATATCGCCACGACGCACGCGTAACAATCGTGCACAAAGAGGCCGATTTCAGGACGAAAGTGAAATACTGGCTGGTACCAGACGTAAAAAACCGGGTAAAGGAAGGCAGGATCCACACGCGCTTCAATAGCGTAACCGAAGCTATTGAGCCGGGCAGAATGCTGATCAGGAACCTCGAAACCGGCGAGACGGAGTGGCTTTCTGCCGATTTCGTGTTCCTGCTAGTGGGCTATCTGCCTGACGAACATTTGCTTGCCAGATGCGGCGTGATCTTAAATCCGGTAACCAAGGTTCCTACATTCAACTCTGAAAATTTCGAAACCAATGTGCCCGGACTTTACCTGTGCGGCACCGTGATGGCGGGGGTATTTACTGAGAAAATTTTTATTGAAAATGGCCGCGATCATGCAGCCGCAATTGCAGACCACCTTGCCGGCCGGGAGATCAGAATTGTGAAGGAGCTTATTGACCGGATTTAGTGTAGTTACGCCCTTACTCCTCCACTATTGCCAACTTACGCTTCCTCTTTTTCATTGAAATTTTTTCAATTTTACCGATCAGGCCGCTGGCTCCTACGCCGTAACCTACATTCCCTGCAAAACTCACGGCGTGAAACCCTTCTTTGCCGAGCGAGCGCCACGATTTACCACGGTCTATTGAATAACTGCTGCCAGAAGGGCCGGTAGCCACAAGCGCGTAGTCATCGGCACGAAGCTGTGTTTCCCCCGTCCATATTGCATCGGTTTTTTGGTATAATGCGACGCATTCTTTCAAGCCAGCCGGAACCGTCATCTTAGAAAGTGTCCAGGTTACTCCTCCGTCTTTGGTAAGCAGTACATTGCGGGTTGAGTCGGTTGTTTTCTTATAGTCCCCTCCTACCGCAATCCCATTTCTATTTGACCAAAACCTTAATCCAAAAATGCCGCTCGTGGGCCCGGCAGGTAGCGGCGTTGCAGACACTTTCCAGGTTCGCCCAAAATCGTCCGACCTGAACACCCTCGCCATTTTTGAACCTCCGGTTCCGATATACACATTACTTTTCCCAAATGCCATAATCGAAGTGCCACTCGCCGCGAAACAGGCTTCGCCCGGCTCCGCTACCGGCCGCTTTTCAAGGGGCAGCTCAATCCAGCTTTTGCCACCATCGTCGGTAGTCAGTATGAATAGTTTTCCGTCAATCGGATCGCCCAGGCAAATCCCTCTGTTTTTATCCCAAAAGTCGATTCCATCCAGAAAAACCCCATTTTGTGTAGTTTGGTACACAAGATTCCAGCTTTCTCCGCCATCTTCTGTCCGGTAAATTTTAGCCTGCCCTTTTTCGGCTTCTCCTGCACTCATTGCTACCAAAGTGTTCTTGTTAATAGCGTGTACATCACGAAAATCCAGTGAGTCGGCACCGGGGACTTTATAAGTAGTCCACATCTTCCCGCCGTTGCTTGTTTTCAGCATTGTCCCCTTGGAGCCACCTATCCAGCAGATCGTGGGAGTTACCGTATGCACTGCCCGCATATTGACATCTTTTTTAATATTTGTGATCTTCCATTGCGCAGTGACAGGTAGTGACAGGATAAGTTGCAAAAAAGTCAGAAGCCCCATTAAATAGCCGAAGGGGCTTGTTTGAAAAATATTTGGAGAAATTGGCACAGTATTTGTGTTGCTTACCATTCTATTATATTATTATCACAAAATAGGAAATTCATATGAACAAGAATCAAAAATTTTTGATAGGCTCTCTCGGTGCACTCCTTACCGGCATTGCAATCGGCCTTCTGGTTGCTCCTAAAAATGGAAAAGATACCCGTAAACTGATCAAGAGCAGAGCGAATGATCTTGGCGGGAATGCGAAAGACAAATATGAAAAAAGCCTGGAAGAATTATCTGTTCTGGCTGATAGGCTAAAAGAAGGCTTTCTGAAAAACGTGAACACTGTAAAAGACAAAGCAGGAGCTGTTGCTGACAATGTGAACGATAAAGTTCGTGGCGCTGTCAACACGAATCTTTAAAACTCCTTACTCGAAATATTTACAGGGTCGTTTCTTCGCGAAGCGGCCTTTTTTCATTTCGGGATCTTACCAATGATTTCTGAGACCGCCTGGTTAACAACGTCTTCGAAATTTCCGCTTTTGGCAGGGATAATACCAGAAGCCCCGCCCTGCCAAACCATTTTGTTATTCGCAGCATCGACCAGGTCGATCATTAAAGTCCCTTCACGATATTTCCCGACAACTACCTCTTCGCTCTTCCAGGAATAGCGGCGCTGGCCCATATACCTCGGCAAGCCCTCGGTACGAAAGTCGGTTTGACGCGTCTGCTCTTTTTCTTCGACAGAAAGGGCGATATTAACTTTCAGATTCGCGTCCCTCGCCTCATCAAGCCCCTTTGCCTGCAGGTTCCGCGCCACTGCATCTTTGATTATGCTGACATTTGTTTCAAAATTCTTCGAGATCGTATCACCGGAAGCCTCAATCTCATAAAATCCGAATGTCGGATAATCAGAAAGCCTGAAACCGTCCTCCTGCTTCGTTTTTAATAATTTATAGGAAGTACCGCAACCCGATAGATAGATAAATGCAAGTCCCAGAATCGCATAAATGCAACTTTTCATGATCAGCTATATTAAAATTATCCGATAACGCTCCCCAACTCTTTGGCAGCCGCCATACTGATTCCTTTGTAAAACATAAATTCCCCCATAATACTATTCTGTTCCTGCTCAGAAGTTGCGTGCACAGCCTGGTTAAGGCATACCTTCATTTTTTCTTCTATAAATGCTTTTTTCAGCCTGAGAATATTAACAAAGGCCGTTTTGTCAAGCACATCGGCTTCGAAGGGTACATAAATCTCGTACTTTTCCGACCATAACTCGCTCAGCTCATATTTGCTCGTCAGCCAGCCAATTGTCAATGTCCTGATCTCAGATTCGTGATGATTCAGGAAATATTCGGTCGGTAAAACATGGTTACGACTTAGATTTTCGCGAAAAAGCGTC
This Dyadobacter sp. UC 10 DNA region includes the following protein-coding sequences:
- a CDS encoding WD40/YVTN/BNR-like repeat-containing protein → MVSNTNTVPISPNIFQTSPFGYLMGLLTFLQLILSLPVTAQWKITNIKKDVNMRAVHTVTPTICWIGGSKGTMLKTSNGGKMWTTYKVPGADSLDFRDVHAINKNTLVAMSAGEAEKGQAKIYRTEDGGESWNLVYQTTQNGVFLDGIDFWDKNRGICLGDPIDGKLFILTTDDGGKSWIELPLEKRPVAEPGEACFAASGTSIMAFGKSNVYIGTGGSKMARVFRSDDFGRTWKVSATPLPAGPTSGIFGLRFWSNRNGIAVGGDYKKTTDSTRNVLLTKDGGVTWTLSKMTVPAGLKECVALYQKTDAIWTGETQLRADDYALVATGPSGSSYSIDRGKSWRSLGKEGFHAVSFAGNVGYGVGASGLIGKIEKISMKKRKRKLAIVEE
- a CDS encoding aminotransferase class IV; translation: MLCIETICVENRELKNLTYHEARLNRTRSELFGYQDQWKLAEMIGIPDSIDNAIHKCRLAYDQDIDNIRWEPYVQRHIGKLRRVYDNGVDYSYKYDQRDELNTLFAQREDADDILIIKNGWVTDSFYCNVAFGDGTGWYTPSTYLLPGTQRAFLIDQGIIQVREISETDIFTFDSVKLFNAMISWEKAPVIDVRMID
- a CDS encoding DUF4136 domain-containing protein gives rise to the protein MKSCIYAILGLAFIYLSGCGTSYKLLKTKQEDGFRLSDYPTFGFYEIEASGDTISKNFETNVSIIKDAVARNLQAKGLDEARDANLKVNIALSVEEKEQTRQTDFRTEGLPRYMGQRRYSWKSEEVVVGKYREGTLMIDLVDAANNKMVWQGGASGIIPAKSGNFEDVVNQAVSEIIGKIPK
- a CDS encoding YpdA family putative bacillithiol disulfide reductase translates to MHIYDVIVIGGGPCGLAMGVELAKNGMDYLILEKGNLTESIRNYPRRMRFFSTAENIEIGGIPFAISEVKANRNEALQYYRKVAGYYNLNFRLFVDVDRAEKQPDGTFLTYTNDGQIFQSKNVVLATGYFDVPRLLNVPGENLPHVSHYYDEPFKYSYTNVVLVGGSNSSVEAALELYRHDARVTIVHKEADFRTKVKYWLVPDVKNRVKEGRIHTRFNSVTEAIEPGRMLIRNLETGETEWLSADFVFLLVGYLPDEHLLARCGVILNPVTKVPTFNSENFETNVPGLYLCGTVMAGVFTEKIFIENGRDHAAAIADHLAGREIRIVKELIDRI
- a CDS encoding YtxH domain-containing protein, which gives rise to MNKNQKFLIGSLGALLTGIAIGLLVAPKNGKDTRKLIKSRANDLGGNAKDKYEKSLEELSVLADRLKEGFLKNVNTVKDKAGAVADNVNDKVRGAVNTNL
- a CDS encoding aminodeoxychorismate synthase component I; protein product: MENDLGTFTNNLNKWGREGTPFVFLVDYKMQKPVAWKLPDIDSSEILFDLNGFTNAKRRVAGFSGDIYFNKSPISFAEYEPRFDHVISNIRAGNSFLLNLSVPTPVKTNLTLREIFENSDAPYRFWLKDQFVCFSPEIFVRISGNRIASFPMKGTIDASVPDAEHVILSDFKEAAEHATIVDLIRNDLSMVAKKVWVDRYRYIDRVQAYDKTLLQVSSEVAGILPDDFHGNYGDLLLRLLPAGSITGAPKPSTLKIIEEAEGYERGYYTGIMGYFDGTNFESAVMIRFIENQNGSLVFKSGGGITALSNAQSEYQELINKVYLPFNPIAHVVY